The following coding sequences are from one Mycobacterium bourgelatii window:
- a CDS encoding WS/DGAT domain-containing protein: protein MTGHRMAAVDAQFLWTSAKIPSDEFLLYAFAGEPADLARAVEQVCDRARTCPDLSMRVQEGCALTYPRWVPTVVGPDWVRRHTLSDGSWRDCLAVLAGLAADQVDVRETPWRLHVFTPVFGIPEVSDPGTVAVLQIAHAVADGARASAMAAWLFGRDIPVPEIHWQRRGFLPWRALQAARAHRDLVRDIEAGLVTPGPQPRPPQATNNRPEGAREMRTLVRKRSQLSGSTITVRVLAAVSEALSGLLGGPIETLGAEVPMAKSGVPHAYNHFGNVVVGLYPQLSYEERMRRIADELANARRRLGHPASYSGSRAFAAVPAALLRWGVSQFDAEARPTQVAGNTVVSSVHRGAADLSFGECPVVLTAGYPALSPCMGLTHGVHGIGDTIAISVHAAESVVPDVDGYLQLLDAAL from the coding sequence GTGACCGGGCACCGGATGGCGGCCGTAGACGCCCAGTTCCTCTGGACGTCGGCCAAGATCCCGAGCGACGAGTTTCTGCTCTACGCTTTCGCCGGCGAACCCGCCGATCTGGCGCGCGCAGTGGAGCAGGTCTGCGACCGGGCCCGCACCTGCCCCGACCTGAGCATGCGGGTCCAGGAGGGGTGCGCACTGACCTACCCGCGCTGGGTGCCGACGGTGGTCGGGCCGGACTGGGTGCGCCGGCACACGCTGTCTGACGGCAGTTGGCGCGACTGTCTGGCGGTTCTTGCGGGCCTGGCGGCCGACCAGGTGGACGTGCGCGAGACGCCCTGGCGGCTGCACGTTTTCACGCCGGTGTTCGGCATCCCGGAGGTCAGCGACCCCGGCACCGTCGCCGTCCTGCAGATTGCGCATGCTGTGGCCGACGGTGCGCGCGCTTCGGCGATGGCGGCATGGCTGTTCGGACGGGACATCCCAGTTCCCGAAATCCACTGGCAACGAAGGGGTTTCCTGCCATGGCGGGCCCTGCAGGCTGCGCGCGCCCACCGCGATCTGGTGCGCGACATTGAGGCCGGACTGGTTACACCCGGGCCCCAGCCGCGACCGCCGCAGGCCACCAACAACCGACCCGAAGGTGCGCGCGAGATGCGGACGCTGGTGCGCAAGCGCTCACAACTGTCGGGCTCCACCATCACCGTCCGGGTGTTGGCCGCGGTGTCCGAGGCGCTGTCGGGCCTACTGGGTGGGCCTATCGAAACGCTGGGCGCCGAGGTTCCGATGGCTAAATCCGGTGTGCCGCATGCGTATAACCACTTCGGCAATGTGGTGGTAGGGCTCTACCCGCAGCTGTCCTACGAAGAGCGGATGCGACGAATCGCCGACGAGTTGGCCAATGCCCGCCGTCGCCTCGGACATCCGGCAAGCTACTCGGGTAGCAGGGCCTTCGCGGCGGTCCCCGCCGCCCTACTGCGTTGGGGTGTTTCGCAATTCGACGCCGAAGCCCGGCCCACCCAGGTGGCCGGCAATACCGTGGTGTCCAGCGTCCACCGCGGGGCCGCCGATCTGAGCTTCGGCGAGTGCCCCGTGGTGTTGACGGCCGGATATCCGGCGCTGTCACCGTGTATGGGCTTGACCCACGGCGTGCACGGCATCGGTGACACCATCGCGATCAGTGTCCACGCGGCCGAGTCGGTTGTGCCCGATGTCGACGGCTACCTGCAACTCCTGGACGCGGCACTGTAA
- the gnd gene encoding phosphogluconate dehydrogenase (NAD(+)-dependent, decarboxylating): protein MRRHNKMQLGMIGLGRMGANIVRRVAAGGHECVVYDHNPDAIEAMAGEERTTGASTLSELAEKLDAPRVVWVMVPAGNITTGVIEQLAEILDEGDIVIDGGNSYYRDDIKHAKTLSAKGIRLLDCGTSGGVWGRERGYCLMIGGDSEAFDYAEPIFATVAPGVDAAPRTKGRDGEVGQPEKGYLYCGSSGAGHFVKMVHNGIEYGMMASLAEGLNILRNADVGTRVMESDAETAPMSNPEFYQYNFDIPAIAEVWRRGSVIGSWLLDLTAIALLESPTLQEFSGRVSDSGEGRWTSIAAIDEGVPAPVLTTALQSRFASRDLDDFANKALSAMRKQFGGHAEKPSG, encoded by the coding sequence CTGAGGAGACATAACAAGATGCAGCTCGGGATGATTGGTCTGGGTCGGATGGGTGCCAACATCGTCCGGCGGGTGGCCGCAGGCGGACACGAGTGTGTGGTCTACGACCACAACCCCGATGCCATCGAGGCGATGGCCGGTGAGGAAAGAACGACCGGCGCTTCCACTTTGTCGGAACTGGCCGAGAAGCTGGACGCCCCGCGCGTGGTGTGGGTGATGGTCCCCGCCGGGAACATCACCACCGGGGTGATCGAGCAGCTGGCCGAAATCCTCGATGAGGGCGACATCGTGATCGACGGTGGCAACTCTTACTACCGCGACGACATCAAGCACGCGAAGACATTGTCCGCGAAGGGAATTCGATTGCTCGACTGCGGAACCAGCGGCGGCGTGTGGGGCCGTGAGCGTGGCTACTGTTTGATGATCGGAGGCGACTCGGAGGCGTTCGACTACGCCGAGCCGATCTTCGCCACCGTCGCGCCTGGCGTGGACGCGGCACCCCGCACCAAGGGCCGGGACGGTGAAGTGGGGCAGCCGGAGAAGGGCTACCTGTACTGCGGATCTTCCGGAGCGGGCCACTTCGTCAAGATGGTGCACAACGGAATCGAGTACGGGATGATGGCATCGCTCGCCGAGGGGTTGAACATCCTGCGCAATGCCGACGTCGGGACCCGCGTGATGGAAAGCGACGCCGAAACCGCGCCGATGTCGAATCCGGAGTTCTACCAATACAATTTCGACATTCCGGCCATCGCCGAGGTGTGGCGCCGGGGCAGCGTCATCGGCTCCTGGCTGCTCGACCTGACCGCGATTGCGCTGCTGGAATCGCCCACCCTACAGGAATTCTCGGGGCGGGTTTCCGACTCGGGGGAGGGGCGGTGGACCTCCATCGCCGCCATCGACGAGGGGGTGCCCGCGCCGGTGTTGACGACGGCCCTGCAGTCCCGCTTCGCCTCGCGCGACCTCGATGACTTCGCCAACAAGGCGCTGTCGGCGATGCGTAAGCAGTTCGGCGGCCACGCGGAGAAGCCATCGGGCTGA
- a CDS encoding alpha/beta fold hydrolase codes for MSSPQTVEFFGKNGIRLVADEWNRNADTVADRPTILMLHGGGQNRYSWKNTGQILADDGFHVIALDSRGHGDSDRAPDADYAVETLAADVMHVLDTIGRPVALIGASMGGLTGILVAHRAGPARVTQLVLVDVVPRFEKTGSARIREFMLTNIDGFESLEEAADAVAAYLPYRPRPRSPEGLKKNLRLRDGRWYWHWDPAFMTKPGDDPELRTEGFEEAAKALEIPVLLIRGKLSDVVSMEGVRHFLDTVPGAEFVELSNAGHTAAGDDNDAFSEVVVAFVERQP; via the coding sequence GTGAGCAGTCCCCAGACGGTCGAGTTCTTCGGCAAGAACGGGATCAGGCTGGTCGCCGACGAGTGGAACCGCAACGCGGACACGGTGGCCGATCGCCCCACGATTCTGATGCTGCACGGTGGCGGCCAGAACCGGTACTCGTGGAAGAACACCGGCCAGATCCTGGCCGACGACGGCTTCCACGTCATCGCCCTGGATTCCCGCGGACACGGTGACAGCGACCGCGCGCCGGACGCCGACTACGCCGTGGAAACCCTGGCCGCCGACGTCATGCACGTCCTCGACACCATCGGCCGACCGGTGGCACTCATCGGGGCCAGCATGGGCGGGTTGACCGGCATCCTGGTGGCACACCGCGCCGGCCCCGCCAGGGTGACCCAGCTGGTCCTCGTCGACGTCGTACCCCGGTTCGAGAAGACCGGTAGCGCCCGCATCCGCGAATTCATGCTGACCAACATCGACGGTTTCGAGTCACTCGAGGAAGCCGCCGACGCCGTCGCCGCCTACCTGCCGTACCGGCCCCGGCCACGCAGCCCGGAGGGGCTGAAGAAGAACCTTCGCCTGCGCGACGGACGCTGGTACTGGCACTGGGATCCGGCGTTCATGACCAAGCCCGGCGACGATCCGGAACTGCGCACCGAAGGTTTCGAGGAAGCAGCCAAGGCGCTGGAGATCCCCGTCCTGCTGATCCGCGGCAAGCTGTCCGACGTAGTCAGCATGGAAGGCGTCCGCCATTTCCTGGACACGGTGCCCGGCGCAGAGTTCGTCGAACTTTCCAATGCCGGACACACCGCCGCCGGCGACGACAACGACGCGTTCAGCGAGGTCGTCGTCGCGTTCGTCGAGCGTCAGCCGTAG
- a CDS encoding MarR family transcriptional regulator encodes MSELAVLQAVRLKGRVSRDDLAKTLGTDPAEIAETVDGLTTSGLLIDATTVRITPEGRARLAELLAEERRAADPAALTAVYDDFRSVNADFKELVTDWQLKDGKPNAHDDPDYDAAVLARLESVHQRAGSIIHAAAAQLPRLGAYATKLGAALDKVKAGDRAWLTRPLIDSYHTVWFELHEELILAVGLTREEAARSGDAQ; translated from the coding sequence GTGAGCGAGTTGGCGGTCCTGCAGGCCGTCCGGCTCAAGGGCCGGGTGAGTCGCGACGACCTGGCCAAGACGTTGGGCACCGACCCCGCCGAGATCGCCGAAACCGTTGACGGGCTCACCACATCCGGACTGCTGATCGACGCGACCACCGTGCGCATCACACCCGAGGGGCGCGCCAGGCTGGCCGAACTGCTGGCCGAGGAACGCCGCGCGGCCGACCCGGCCGCATTAACCGCCGTCTACGACGACTTCCGTTCTGTCAATGCCGATTTCAAAGAGTTGGTGACGGACTGGCAACTCAAGGACGGCAAGCCCAACGCCCACGATGACCCCGACTACGACGCGGCGGTGCTGGCCCGGCTGGAATCCGTGCACCAGCGGGCGGGGTCGATCATTCATGCCGCCGCCGCCCAGCTGCCGAGATTGGGCGCTTACGCAACGAAACTGGGCGCGGCGCTAGACAAGGTGAAGGCCGGTGACCGCGCCTGGTTGACCCGCCCCCTCATCGACTCGTATCACACCGTGTGGTTCGAACTGCACGAGGAGCTGATCCTGGCGGTGGGCCTGACACGGGAGGAAGCCGCGAGATCCGGTGACGCCCAATGA
- a CDS encoding alpha/beta fold hydrolase produces the protein MPQPRWIDIKGPNGDLKALSWGATDAPIALCLHGFPDTAYGWRKLAPRLVEAGWRVVAPFMRGYAPSDIPADGSYHVGALMDDALRVREAAGGTENDVVIGHDWGAIAGTGLAAMPESPFVKAVLMSVPPAAAFQPLGRVPERGRLARELPRQLLRSWYIFYFQLPGLPERSASWVVPRLWRRWSPGYHAEEDLRHVDAAIGTPEGWRAALGPYRATIRNTRPPARYAELHRWWTEPPRLPSLYLHGYDDGCASPAFTHWTERVLPLGSDVAIVGRAGHFLQLEQPEKVAELILKFIGSQ, from the coding sequence ATGCCACAACCACGCTGGATCGACATCAAGGGTCCCAACGGGGACCTGAAGGCGCTCAGTTGGGGAGCGACGGACGCCCCAATCGCGTTGTGTCTGCATGGCTTTCCCGACACCGCCTACGGGTGGCGCAAGCTGGCGCCACGCCTGGTCGAGGCCGGCTGGCGGGTGGTGGCGCCGTTCATGCGGGGCTATGCGCCGTCGGACATTCCGGCGGACGGCAGCTATCACGTCGGCGCGTTGATGGACGACGCGCTGCGGGTGCGCGAGGCCGCCGGTGGTACCGAGAACGACGTGGTGATCGGCCACGACTGGGGTGCGATCGCCGGCACGGGCCTGGCCGCCATGCCCGAGAGCCCGTTCGTCAAGGCGGTGCTCATGTCAGTGCCGCCGGCCGCGGCATTCCAGCCGCTCGGTCGGGTGCCCGAGCGCGGCCGACTGGCCCGTGAACTGCCCCGTCAGCTGCTGCGCAGCTGGTACATCTTCTACTTCCAATTGCCCGGGCTGCCGGAGCGGTCCGCCTCCTGGGTGGTGCCGCGGCTGTGGCGGCGCTGGTCACCCGGCTATCACGCCGAGGAGGACCTGCGCCACGTCGACGCGGCGATCGGCACACCGGAGGGCTGGCGGGCGGCGCTCGGGCCGTACCGGGCCACTATCCGCAACACCCGCCCGCCGGCTCGTTACGCCGAATTGCACCGCTGGTGGACCGAGCCGCCCCGGCTGCCGAGCCTGTACCTGCATGGGTACGACGACGGTTGTGCCTCACCGGCATTCACGCACTGGACCGAACGGGTGTTGCCGCTGGGTAGCGACGTGGCCATTGTCGGCCGCGCCGGGCACTTCCTTCAGCTGGAGCAGCCCGAGAAGGTCGCCGAGCTGATATTGAAGTTCATCGGCTCCCAGTGA
- a CDS encoding DoxX family protein yields MTPYDVGLLILRLVLGLTLAAHGLNKFFGGGRIPGTARWFESIGMKPGKFHATVAAATETAAGLGLAAGLLTPIPAAGFVSLMIVAAWTVHRSNGFFIVKEGWEYNLVLAASAVAVATVGAGRLSLDWLIFGKNWFDGWHGLAISLGLGLAGAIGQLLIFYRPPVKESA; encoded by the coding sequence ATGACTCCGTATGACGTCGGATTGCTGATTCTGCGGCTCGTCCTGGGCCTGACGCTCGCCGCACACGGCCTCAACAAGTTCTTCGGTGGAGGTCGTATACCCGGTACCGCGCGCTGGTTTGAAAGCATCGGCATGAAGCCCGGCAAGTTCCACGCCACCGTCGCCGCAGCCACGGAGACGGCCGCCGGGTTGGGCTTGGCTGCCGGCCTGCTCACACCCATTCCCGCCGCGGGCTTTGTCTCGTTGATGATCGTCGCGGCCTGGACCGTGCACCGGTCCAACGGCTTCTTCATCGTCAAGGAAGGTTGGGAATACAACCTCGTGCTGGCGGCCAGCGCCGTCGCGGTAGCCACGGTGGGCGCGGGCAGGCTCAGCCTGGATTGGCTGATCTTCGGCAAGAACTGGTTCGACGGCTGGCACGGGCTGGCGATCTCGCTGGGTCTGGGGCTTGCCGGCGCGATCGGCCAGTTGCTGATCTTCTACCGGCCGCCGGTCAAAGAATCCGCGTAG
- a CDS encoding PE family protein produces the protein MARTRTPSAALGGAGGKAGLIGNGGDGGAGGAGTGAGGGGGNGGNAVLIGDGGNGGNGGTGTPSGGRGTGGTGGALLGVDGNDGQP, from the coding sequence GTGGCCCGAACCAGAACACCATCGGCGGCCCTCGGCGGAGCCGGCGGCAAGGCTGGGCTCATCGGGAACGGCGGTGATGGCGGCGCCGGCGGGGCCGGCACGGGCGCCGGTGGCGGCGGCGGTAACGGCGGGAACGCCGTACTGATTGGCGACGGCGGAAATGGCGGCAATGGCGGAACCGGCACACCGTCGGGCGGGCGTGGCACCGGTGGCACCGGTGGAGCGCTGCTGGGCGTTGACGGGAACGACGGCCAGCCGTAA
- a CDS encoding TetR/AcrR family transcriptional regulator, producing MATPVPGHRWAKTDGTQQRILDAATDVFATSGFTAATIAEVVERSGAGVGSIDHHFGGKSELRGQLLSRLLVATMAESSLMVAACDDPDDVPPIVDATIEWIGRLIE from the coding sequence ATGGCGACACCCGTGCCGGGCCACCGCTGGGCCAAGACGGACGGGACTCAGCAACGAATCCTCGACGCCGCGACCGACGTGTTCGCGACCAGCGGCTTCACCGCCGCGACGATCGCCGAGGTGGTGGAGCGGTCGGGCGCCGGCGTTGGCAGCATCGATCACCACTTCGGCGGCAAGAGCGAGCTGCGCGGACAACTGCTGAGTCGGTTGCTGGTGGCGACCATGGCGGAGTCGTCGCTGATGGTCGCCGCCTGCGACGACCCGGACGATGTGCCGCCCATCGTCGACGCAACCATCGAATGGATCGGCCGGCTCATCGAGTGA
- a CDS encoding adenylate/guanylate cyclase domain-containing protein, with protein sequence MRDDRVRYARNGDVHLAYRIFGDSGPTVIWVPGWMVSDVDAIDEPGSPYAAPIERMSQHGRLVVWDRRGTGLSDPSAHLLSLQERLEDLVAIVDAVGVERFGLFGSSEGGAVSILYAATYPERVSLLALLGTAARFSQDLPDFPWGFTAEEVQSQLAEIENDWGRGALVKLFYGPTAEVPGMRDMFGKLQRSVSSPSMARLWWQAFMDTDVRAVLSAVRAPTLVLAREGDDLVPVASSAALAAGMPNARFHMLPPGPHTPFDVADVLIDALLDFFTGESGAPAEERVLKTVVFTDIVSSTEKLSAVGDSAWRQQLNSHDAVVDSLLSRFDGIRAKHTGDGVFALFDAPTKAARCMLEMVPALAGRGIAIRAGIHTGECERRGDEWSGVAVHIGARIGALAGAGEVLASRTVRDLSTGSGLAFETLGPRQLKGLPEPIEVFRVTR encoded by the coding sequence ATGAGGGACGATCGGGTCCGTTACGCCCGCAACGGCGATGTGCACCTCGCGTACCGGATTTTCGGCGACTCGGGTCCAACGGTCATCTGGGTGCCGGGCTGGATGGTCAGCGACGTCGACGCGATCGACGAACCGGGCAGTCCGTACGCAGCCCCCATCGAACGGATGTCGCAGCATGGCCGCTTGGTGGTGTGGGACAGGCGCGGGACCGGTCTGTCCGACCCATCGGCACACCTGCTCTCGCTGCAGGAGCGCCTCGAAGATCTCGTCGCCATCGTGGATGCGGTTGGCGTCGAGCGATTCGGGCTCTTCGGGAGCAGCGAAGGCGGCGCCGTCAGCATCTTGTACGCGGCGACGTATCCCGAACGGGTCAGCTTGCTCGCCCTGCTCGGCACTGCCGCACGCTTCTCGCAAGATCTGCCGGACTTCCCCTGGGGCTTCACCGCCGAAGAGGTGCAGTCGCAGCTCGCTGAGATCGAAAATGACTGGGGCCGAGGAGCATTGGTGAAGCTCTTTTACGGACCAACGGCCGAGGTGCCCGGCATGCGGGACATGTTCGGCAAGCTGCAACGCTCCGTGTCGAGTCCCTCGATGGCAAGGCTGTGGTGGCAGGCCTTCATGGACACCGACGTTCGTGCGGTGCTGAGTGCCGTCCGTGCTCCCACTCTGGTTCTCGCCCGCGAGGGCGATGATCTGGTGCCTGTCGCATCCTCCGCCGCGCTGGCCGCCGGCATGCCAAACGCGCGGTTCCACATGTTGCCGCCCGGCCCGCACACCCCATTCGACGTTGCCGATGTCCTGATCGATGCGTTGCTCGACTTCTTCACCGGGGAATCGGGTGCCCCAGCCGAAGAACGTGTCCTCAAGACGGTGGTGTTCACCGACATCGTGAGTTCGACGGAAAAGCTCAGCGCCGTCGGCGATTCGGCGTGGCGGCAACAACTCAACAGCCATGACGCAGTGGTGGACAGCCTGCTGTCGCGCTTCGACGGCATCCGGGCCAAGCACACCGGCGACGGCGTGTTCGCGCTGTTCGATGCACCGACCAAGGCGGCCCGCTGCATGCTGGAGATGGTGCCGGCCTTGGCTGGTCGCGGCATCGCGATTCGCGCTGGGATTCACACCGGCGAATGCGAGCGCCGGGGCGACGAGTGGAGCGGCGTGGCGGTCCATATCGGCGCCCGCATCGGCGCGTTGGCCGGCGCCGGCGAAGTGCTCGCCAGCCGCACCGTGCGCGATTTGTCGACGGGATCCGGCCTGGCCTTCGAAACCCTTGGCCCGCGCCAACTCAAGGGTCTGCCCGAACCGATCGAGGTATTTCGGGTCACGCGGTGA
- a CDS encoding pyruvate, phosphate dikinase has product MVLLDGTGNHPREILGNKGHGIDTMRRNSLPVPPAFCITTEVGTRFLTDPESTMDAIWADVLSRMSWLEGQTSRTFGKGPSPLLVSVRSGATQSMPGMMDTILDVGMNDDVEAALAVATSPEFARDTRDRFTRMFRRIVGDEDPPDDPYAQLRASIAAVFGSWNSPRAITYREHYGRNEPGGTAVVVQAMVFGNQAANSGAGVLSSRNPITGANQPFGDWLPGGQGDDVVSGLVDVEPITALRDEQPAVYDELMDAARRLEKLAGDVQEIEFTVEDGKLWLLQTRGAERSAQAAVRLALQLRHEGLIDDHETLRRLTPAHVQALLVPVLQPEIRVAAKLLAKGLPACPGVAHGTAYTDVDQALDAADRGEPVILVRDHTRPEDVLGMLAAQGIVTEVGGAASHAAVVSRELGRVAVVGCGQGVVTALEGKQITVDGYEGEVREGSLPLSAWSESDTAELRELADIARRISPLRAHTAGDYPSLDDPSESAVRSAMTAGTTDVVSDSPLRIMLTALRMAREDAP; this is encoded by the coding sequence GTGGTGTTGCTGGACGGCACCGGAAATCACCCGCGGGAGATCCTGGGCAACAAGGGCCACGGCATCGACACGATGCGCCGGAATAGCTTGCCGGTACCGCCCGCGTTCTGCATCACCACCGAGGTCGGCACGCGTTTTCTCACCGACCCGGAATCGACGATGGACGCGATCTGGGCCGACGTGCTGTCCCGAATGAGCTGGCTCGAAGGACAGACGTCCCGCACCTTCGGCAAGGGTCCGAGCCCATTGCTGGTCAGCGTGCGCTCGGGAGCCACACAGTCCATGCCGGGGATGATGGACACGATCCTGGACGTGGGCATGAACGACGACGTCGAAGCGGCCCTCGCCGTCGCCACCTCCCCCGAATTCGCCCGGGACACCCGGGACAGGTTTACCCGCATGTTTCGCCGCATCGTTGGCGACGAAGACCCACCCGACGACCCGTACGCACAGTTGCGCGCCAGCATCGCGGCCGTCTTCGGCTCGTGGAACTCGCCGCGCGCGATCACCTATCGCGAGCATTACGGACGCAACGAACCGGGCGGCACCGCGGTGGTCGTGCAGGCGATGGTGTTCGGCAACCAGGCCGCCAACTCCGGCGCCGGGGTGCTGTCGTCGCGCAACCCGATCACCGGAGCCAACCAACCGTTCGGCGACTGGCTGCCCGGCGGGCAGGGCGACGACGTGGTGTCCGGGTTGGTCGACGTCGAACCGATCACCGCGCTGCGGGACGAACAACCGGCCGTCTACGACGAGTTGATGGACGCCGCCCGCCGGCTGGAAAAGCTGGCCGGCGATGTGCAGGAAATCGAGTTCACGGTCGAGGACGGCAAGCTGTGGTTGCTGCAGACCCGAGGGGCGGAGCGATCGGCCCAGGCCGCCGTTCGACTGGCGCTGCAGCTGCGACACGAGGGACTTATCGACGACCACGAGACACTGCGCCGGCTGACCCCGGCGCACGTGCAGGCGCTGCTGGTGCCCGTGTTGCAGCCGGAAATCCGGGTGGCGGCAAAGCTTCTGGCCAAAGGTTTACCGGCCTGCCCCGGGGTGGCGCACGGAACGGCATACACCGACGTGGACCAGGCGCTCGACGCCGCCGACCGGGGTGAACCGGTCATCTTGGTGCGCGACCACACCCGGCCCGAAGACGTGCTGGGCATGCTGGCCGCGCAGGGCATCGTCACCGAGGTCGGCGGCGCAGCCAGCCATGCGGCCGTGGTCAGCCGCGAGCTCGGCCGGGTTGCGGTGGTGGGCTGCGGTCAGGGCGTCGTAACCGCACTGGAGGGCAAGCAGATCACCGTCGACGGGTACGAAGGTGAGGTGCGCGAAGGCAGCCTTCCCCTGTCGGCCTGGTCGGAGAGCGATACAGCCGAACTGCGGGAGCTCGCCGACATCGCGCGACGGATCAGTCCGCTGCGCGCACATACCGCCGGCGATTACCCGAGCCTCGACGATCCTTCGGAGTCCGCGGTGCGCTCTGCGATGACCGCCGGGACCACCGACGTCGTGTCGGACAGCCCGCTGCGCATCATGCTGACAGCGTTGCGAATGGCCCGAGAGGACGCCCCGTGA
- a CDS encoding glucose-6-phosphate dehydrogenase, whose translation MADDGNASADLLVIFGITGDLAHKMTFRALYRLERRELLDCPILGVAGDELSLDKLVERARKALDDAGEDIDEDVFERLAGRLDYLHGDVTDSQLYRSLAERIGSDRRPLYYLEMPPALFAPIVENLAEEGLLQRARVAVEKPFGHDLESGRELKSRLRAVLAEDQILLVDHYLGKQPVIELEFLRFANRSLARLWDRDSVAAIHITMAEDLGVEERGEFYDAVGALRDVVQNHLLQVLALVAMDPPVGPGADDLNDKKAEVFRAMPALDPEQCVRGQYRGYTEIKDVAKDSTTETFVALCTEIDNWRWAGVPIYLRAGKGLPEKVTEVRLLLHRVPALAFLPDRRPAEPNQIVLRINPDPGMRLQLSAHGDTWTDIHLDSSFVEDLGEPVKPYEHLLHAALIGDHQHFAREDSVEETWRIVQPLLDNPSEIQYYDRGTWGPEAAQAMLPSDCGWHQPWMPRKTDSEH comes from the coding sequence TTGGCCGACGACGGAAATGCGTCCGCAGACCTGTTGGTGATCTTTGGCATTACCGGCGATCTAGCCCACAAGATGACCTTCCGTGCCCTGTACCGACTCGAGCGTCGCGAACTGCTGGACTGCCCGATCTTGGGCGTGGCCGGCGACGAACTGTCGTTGGACAAGCTGGTGGAACGGGCGCGCAAGGCACTAGACGACGCCGGCGAAGATATCGACGAGGACGTCTTCGAACGGCTGGCGGGTCGGTTGGACTACCTGCATGGCGACGTCACCGACAGCCAGCTCTACCGGTCGTTGGCTGAGCGGATCGGCTCCGACCGTCGCCCGCTGTACTACCTGGAGATGCCGCCCGCTCTGTTCGCTCCGATCGTGGAGAACCTCGCCGAGGAAGGGCTGTTGCAACGGGCCCGCGTCGCCGTTGAGAAGCCGTTCGGCCATGACCTGGAATCAGGACGCGAACTCAAGTCCCGGCTGCGCGCCGTCCTGGCCGAAGATCAGATTCTGCTGGTGGACCACTACCTGGGCAAGCAGCCCGTGATCGAGCTGGAATTCCTGAGATTCGCGAACCGGTCGCTGGCCAGGCTGTGGGATCGCGACAGCGTCGCCGCGATCCACATCACCATGGCCGAGGATCTCGGTGTAGAGGAACGCGGCGAGTTTTACGACGCGGTGGGCGCGTTGCGTGACGTAGTGCAAAACCATCTGCTGCAGGTATTGGCGTTGGTCGCGATGGATCCTCCGGTAGGGCCGGGCGCGGACGACCTCAACGACAAGAAGGCCGAGGTTTTCCGCGCGATGCCGGCGCTGGACCCCGAGCAATGCGTCCGTGGTCAGTACCGGGGTTATACCGAAATCAAAGATGTCGCAAAGGATTCGACGACGGAGACCTTTGTTGCGTTGTGCACGGAAATCGACAACTGGCGCTGGGCGGGGGTGCCGATATATTTGCGGGCCGGCAAAGGGCTGCCCGAGAAGGTCACCGAGGTGCGGCTCCTGTTGCATCGTGTGCCCGCCCTGGCTTTCCTGCCCGACCGTCGACCGGCCGAGCCAAACCAGATCGTGCTGCGTATCAATCCCGATCCGGGCATGCGGCTGCAGTTGTCAGCCCACGGCGATACGTGGACCGACATCCACCTGGACTCCTCGTTCGTCGAAGACCTGGGCGAGCCGGTCAAGCCTTACGAACATCTCTTACATGCTGCGCTCATCGGCGACCACCAGCACTTCGCCCGTGAAGACAGCGTCGAGGAAACCTGGCGCATCGTGCAGCCTTTACTTGATAATCCCAGCGAAATCCAGTACTACGACCGTGGGACGTGGGGTCCCGAGGCTGCACAGGCGATGTTGCCTAGTGACTGCGGTTGGCATCAACCGTGGATGCCGCGAAAAACGGACTCAGAGCACTGA
- a CDS encoding VOC family protein, with protein sequence MPSITPSLWFDNNLEEAAEFYTSVFPNSRIEGYTYYTEAGPGEPGTVVTGTFVLDGTRFLGINGGPYFTFSEAVSFVVECKDQEEVDYYWNKLVDGGEESQCGWLKDRFGLSWQIVPIRLNELCDDPDPVRATAATTAMLGMRKIVIADIEKAVAEAAATV encoded by the coding sequence ATGCCATCGATCACTCCCTCACTGTGGTTCGACAACAACCTCGAAGAGGCGGCGGAGTTCTACACCTCGGTGTTCCCGAACTCACGCATCGAGGGCTACACCTACTACACCGAAGCGGGCCCGGGTGAGCCCGGCACCGTGGTCACTGGCACCTTCGTGCTGGACGGCACCCGGTTCCTGGGGATCAACGGAGGCCCGTATTTCACGTTCAGCGAGGCGGTGTCCTTCGTGGTCGAATGCAAGGACCAGGAGGAAGTCGACTACTACTGGAACAAGCTGGTCGACGGCGGTGAAGAATCCCAATGCGGCTGGCTGAAGGACCGTTTCGGCCTGAGCTGGCAGATCGTGCCGATCCGGCTCAACGAGCTGTGCGACGATCCCGACCCTGTTCGGGCCACGGCGGCCACCACGGCCATGCTGGGCATGCGCAAAATCGTGATCGCCGACATCGAGAAGGCGGTTGCGGAGGCCGCTGCGACAGTCTGA